The proteins below are encoded in one region of Erinaceus europaeus chromosome 15, mEriEur2.1, whole genome shotgun sequence:
- the RABEP2 gene encoding rab GTPase-binding effector protein 2 isoform X3: MEELPLGERPGALSSRQPLWRGAGPGRAAAGVHSGIFGPRSAALLLSGLESRAGPETAERIRKQPSGPGSGERRHRGVREPAVCVEAMAAAAPEAVDGGRRRPGAALDPSPQDGAEVEAESGEICRLRAELAGALAEMETMKAVAEVSESTKAEAVAAVRRQCQEEVASLQAILKESSHHGKPPPCQHAHPPPSPLPLRTPPDSIGSYEAQIKALKQERQQQQQDCEEKERELGRLKQLLSRAHPLDSLEKQMEKAHEDSEKLREIVLPMEQEIEELKAKLLRAEELIQEIQRRPRPPPSLHGSAELLTLSRDPSPPLESLEELSGDGGAAAEAFAHNCDDSASISSFSLGGAVGSSASLPRGRQGLSPEQEETASLVSTGTLVPEGIYLPPPGYQLVPDSQWEQLQAEMQVLLAQVQNSEQLLRTLQGTVSQAQERVQLQMAELATSHKCLSHEVKRLTEENQGLRAEQPPSWAPQGLEQDGTPEETLPSSVLELQQLVLHTRQEARAQQQAREHEAERLRIEIVTLREALEEETAARASLDGQLRLQREETEVLEASLCSLRTEMERMQQGQGKAQLPDLSEQRAKVLRLQAELETSEQVQRDFVRLSQALQVRLERVRQAETLEQVRRIMDEAPLRDVRDIKDT, encoded by the exons ATGGAGGAGCTTCCTCTGGGTGAAAGGCCGGGCGCCCTTAGCTCGaggcagcccctgtggagaggggcggggccgggccgggccgccgCCGGTGTCCACTCGGGAATCTTCGGCCCCCGCTCGGCCGCGCTCCTCCTGTCCGGCCTCGAGTCCAGGGCCGGTCCGGAAACAGCCGAGCGGATCCGGAAACAACCGAGCGGACCCGGAAGCGGGGAGCGCCGTCACCGGGGAGTGCGGGAACCCGCCGTTTGCGTGGAGGCGATGGCGGCAGCGGCGCCGGAGGCGGTGGATGGCGGGCGACGACGGCCGGGGGCTG CGCTGGACCCCTCGCCCCAGGACGGGGCAGAGGTGGAGGCCGAGTCTGGGGAGATCTGCCGGCTGCGGGCCGAGCTGGCAGGCGCCCTGGCCGAGATGGAGACCATGAAGGCTGTGGCGGAGGTGAGCGAGAGCACGAAGGCCGAGGCAGTGGCCGCAGTGCGGCGGCAGTGCCAAGAGGAGGTGGCCTCGCTGCAGGCCATTCTGAAAG agaGCAGCCACCACGGGAAGCCACCACCCTGCCAGCATGCtcaccctcccccttctcctctccccctccgcACACCCCCAGACTCCATCGGCAGCTATGAGGCCCAGATCAAGGCTCTGAAGCAGGagcggcagcagcagcaacaggacTGTGAGGAGAAGGAGCGAGAGCTGGGCCGCCTGAAGCAGCTGCTGTCCCGGGCTCACCCCCTGGACTCCTTGGAGAAGCAGATGGaaaag GCCCACGAGGACTCGGAGAAGCTGCGGGAGATCGTGCTGCCCATGGAGCAGGAGATCGAGGAGCTGAAGGCCAAGCTGCtgcgggcagaggagctgatccaagAGATCCAG CGCCGCCCGCGGCCGCCGCCCTCCCTGCACGGCTCGGCCGAGCTGCTGACCCTGTCCCGGGACCCGTCTCCGCCGCTGGAGTCCCTGGAGGAGCTGAGTGGAGACGGGGGTGCGGCCGCCGAGGCCTTCGCCCACAACTGCGACGACAgcgcctccatctcctccttctccctgggCGGCGCGGTGGGCAGCAGCGCCTCCCTGCCCCGCGGCCGCCAGGGCCTGAGCCCCGAGCAGGAGGAGACGGCCTCGCTGGTGTCCACCGGCACGCTGGTCCCCGAGGGCATCTACCTGCCCCCGCCCGGCTACCAGCTCGTCCCCGACAGCCAGTGggagcagctgcaggcagag ATGCAGGTGCTCCTGGCCCAGGTTCAGAACTCTGAGCAGCTGCTGCGGACCCTGCAGGGGACCGTGAGCCAGGCCCAGGAGCGGGTTCAGCTGCAGATG GCAGAACTGGCCACCTCCCACAAGTGCCTGAGCCACGAGGTGAAACGGCTGACTGAGGAGAACCAAGGGCTGCGGGCAGAGCAGCCGCCATCTTGGGCCCCACAGGGCCTGGAGCAGGACGGGACCCCTGAGGAGACACTGCCCAGCTCAGTGCTG gaGCTGCAGCAGCTGGTGCTCCACACACGGCAGGAGGCGCGGGCCCAGCAGCAGGCCCGCGAGCATGAGGCCGAGCGCCTGCGAATCGAGATCGTGACGCTGCGGGAGGCGCTAGAGGAGGAGACAGCGGCCAGGGCCAGCCTGGACGGGCAGCTGCGGCTACAGCGGGAGGAGACAG AGGTGCTGGAGG CTTCGCTGTGCAGCCTGCGGACGGAGATGGAGCGCATGCAGCAGGGACAGGGCAag GCCCAGCTCCCAGACCTGTCTGAGCAGAGGGCGAAGGTGCTGCGGCTGCAGGCTGAGCTGGAGACCAGTGAGCAGGTGCAGAGGGACTTTGTCCGACTCTCCCAGGCTCTGCAG GTGCGCCTGGAACGGGTCCGCCAGGCAGAGACGCTGGAGCAAGTGCGGCGCATCATGGACGAGGCGCCCCTCAGGGACGTCAGGGACATCAAAgatacctga
- the RABEP2 gene encoding rab GTPase-binding effector protein 2 isoform X1 produces MEELPLGERPGALSSRQPLWRGAGPGRAAAGVHSGIFGPRSAALLLSGLESRAGPETAERIRKQPSGPGSGERRHRGVREPAVCVEAMAAAAPEAVDGGRRRPGAALDPSPQDGAEVEAESGEICRLRAELAGALAEMETMKAVAEVSESTKAEAVAAVRRQCQEEVASLQAILKESSHHGKPPPCQHAHPPPSPLPLRTPPDSIGSYEAQIKALKQERQQQQQDCEEKERELGRLKQLLSRAHPLDSLEKQMEKAHEDSEKLREIVLPMEQEIEELKAKLLRAEELIQEIQRRPRPPPSLHGSAELLTLSRDPSPPLESLEELSGDGGAAAEAFAHNCDDSASISSFSLGGAVGSSASLPRGRQGLSPEQEETASLVSTGTLVPEGIYLPPPGYQLVPDSQWEQLQAESRQLQKDLESIRGERDELQEGLRRSNEDCSKQMQVLLAQVQNSEQLLRTLQGTVSQAQERVQLQMAELATSHKCLSHEVKRLTEENQGLRAEQPPSWAPQGLEQDGTPEETLPSSVLELQQLVLHTRQEARAQQQAREHEAERLRIEIVTLREALEEETAARASLDGQLRLQREETEVLEASLCSLRTEMERMQQGQGKAQLPDLSEQRAKVLRLQAELETSEQVQRDFVRLSQALQVRLERVRQAETLEQVRRIMDEAPLRDVRDIKDT; encoded by the exons ATGGAGGAGCTTCCTCTGGGTGAAAGGCCGGGCGCCCTTAGCTCGaggcagcccctgtggagaggggcggggccgggccgggccgccgCCGGTGTCCACTCGGGAATCTTCGGCCCCCGCTCGGCCGCGCTCCTCCTGTCCGGCCTCGAGTCCAGGGCCGGTCCGGAAACAGCCGAGCGGATCCGGAAACAACCGAGCGGACCCGGAAGCGGGGAGCGCCGTCACCGGGGAGTGCGGGAACCCGCCGTTTGCGTGGAGGCGATGGCGGCAGCGGCGCCGGAGGCGGTGGATGGCGGGCGACGACGGCCGGGGGCTG CGCTGGACCCCTCGCCCCAGGACGGGGCAGAGGTGGAGGCCGAGTCTGGGGAGATCTGCCGGCTGCGGGCCGAGCTGGCAGGCGCCCTGGCCGAGATGGAGACCATGAAGGCTGTGGCGGAGGTGAGCGAGAGCACGAAGGCCGAGGCAGTGGCCGCAGTGCGGCGGCAGTGCCAAGAGGAGGTGGCCTCGCTGCAGGCCATTCTGAAAG agaGCAGCCACCACGGGAAGCCACCACCCTGCCAGCATGCtcaccctcccccttctcctctccccctccgcACACCCCCAGACTCCATCGGCAGCTATGAGGCCCAGATCAAGGCTCTGAAGCAGGagcggcagcagcagcaacaggacTGTGAGGAGAAGGAGCGAGAGCTGGGCCGCCTGAAGCAGCTGCTGTCCCGGGCTCACCCCCTGGACTCCTTGGAGAAGCAGATGGaaaag GCCCACGAGGACTCGGAGAAGCTGCGGGAGATCGTGCTGCCCATGGAGCAGGAGATCGAGGAGCTGAAGGCCAAGCTGCtgcgggcagaggagctgatccaagAGATCCAG CGCCGCCCGCGGCCGCCGCCCTCCCTGCACGGCTCGGCCGAGCTGCTGACCCTGTCCCGGGACCCGTCTCCGCCGCTGGAGTCCCTGGAGGAGCTGAGTGGAGACGGGGGTGCGGCCGCCGAGGCCTTCGCCCACAACTGCGACGACAgcgcctccatctcctccttctccctgggCGGCGCGGTGGGCAGCAGCGCCTCCCTGCCCCGCGGCCGCCAGGGCCTGAGCCCCGAGCAGGAGGAGACGGCCTCGCTGGTGTCCACCGGCACGCTGGTCCCCGAGGGCATCTACCTGCCCCCGCCCGGCTACCAGCTCGTCCCCGACAGCCAGTGggagcagctgcaggcagag AGCCGACAGCTGCAGAAGGACCTGGAGAGCATCAGAGGCGAGCGGGACGAGTTACAGGAGGGCCTGAGGCGCAGCAATGAGGACTGCAGCAAGCAG ATGCAGGTGCTCCTGGCCCAGGTTCAGAACTCTGAGCAGCTGCTGCGGACCCTGCAGGGGACCGTGAGCCAGGCCCAGGAGCGGGTTCAGCTGCAGATG GCAGAACTGGCCACCTCCCACAAGTGCCTGAGCCACGAGGTGAAACGGCTGACTGAGGAGAACCAAGGGCTGCGGGCAGAGCAGCCGCCATCTTGGGCCCCACAGGGCCTGGAGCAGGACGGGACCCCTGAGGAGACACTGCCCAGCTCAGTGCTG gaGCTGCAGCAGCTGGTGCTCCACACACGGCAGGAGGCGCGGGCCCAGCAGCAGGCCCGCGAGCATGAGGCCGAGCGCCTGCGAATCGAGATCGTGACGCTGCGGGAGGCGCTAGAGGAGGAGACAGCGGCCAGGGCCAGCCTGGACGGGCAGCTGCGGCTACAGCGGGAGGAGACAG AGGTGCTGGAGG CTTCGCTGTGCAGCCTGCGGACGGAGATGGAGCGCATGCAGCAGGGACAGGGCAag GCCCAGCTCCCAGACCTGTCTGAGCAGAGGGCGAAGGTGCTGCGGCTGCAGGCTGAGCTGGAGACCAGTGAGCAGGTGCAGAGGGACTTTGTCCGACTCTCCCAGGCTCTGCAG GTGCGCCTGGAACGGGTCCGCCAGGCAGAGACGCTGGAGCAAGTGCGGCGCATCATGGACGAGGCGCCCCTCAGGGACGTCAGGGACATCAAAgatacctga
- the RABEP2 gene encoding rab GTPase-binding effector protein 2 isoform X2 codes for MEELPLGERPGALSSRQPLWRGAGPGRAAAGVHSGIFGPRSAALLLSGLESRAGPETAERIRKQPSGPGSGERRHRGVREPAVCVEAMAAAAPEAVDGGRRRPGAALDPSPQDGAEVEAESGEICRLRAELAGALAEMETMKAVAEVSESTKAEAVAAVRRQCQEEVASLQAILKDSIGSYEAQIKALKQERQQQQQDCEEKERELGRLKQLLSRAHPLDSLEKQMEKAHEDSEKLREIVLPMEQEIEELKAKLLRAEELIQEIQRRPRPPPSLHGSAELLTLSRDPSPPLESLEELSGDGGAAAEAFAHNCDDSASISSFSLGGAVGSSASLPRGRQGLSPEQEETASLVSTGTLVPEGIYLPPPGYQLVPDSQWEQLQAESRQLQKDLESIRGERDELQEGLRRSNEDCSKQMQVLLAQVQNSEQLLRTLQGTVSQAQERVQLQMAELATSHKCLSHEVKRLTEENQGLRAEQPPSWAPQGLEQDGTPEETLPSSVLELQQLVLHTRQEARAQQQAREHEAERLRIEIVTLREALEEETAARASLDGQLRLQREETEVLEASLCSLRTEMERMQQGQGKAQLPDLSEQRAKVLRLQAELETSEQVQRDFVRLSQALQVRLERVRQAETLEQVRRIMDEAPLRDVRDIKDT; via the exons ATGGAGGAGCTTCCTCTGGGTGAAAGGCCGGGCGCCCTTAGCTCGaggcagcccctgtggagaggggcggggccgggccgggccgccgCCGGTGTCCACTCGGGAATCTTCGGCCCCCGCTCGGCCGCGCTCCTCCTGTCCGGCCTCGAGTCCAGGGCCGGTCCGGAAACAGCCGAGCGGATCCGGAAACAACCGAGCGGACCCGGAAGCGGGGAGCGCCGTCACCGGGGAGTGCGGGAACCCGCCGTTTGCGTGGAGGCGATGGCGGCAGCGGCGCCGGAGGCGGTGGATGGCGGGCGACGACGGCCGGGGGCTG CGCTGGACCCCTCGCCCCAGGACGGGGCAGAGGTGGAGGCCGAGTCTGGGGAGATCTGCCGGCTGCGGGCCGAGCTGGCAGGCGCCCTGGCCGAGATGGAGACCATGAAGGCTGTGGCGGAGGTGAGCGAGAGCACGAAGGCCGAGGCAGTGGCCGCAGTGCGGCGGCAGTGCCAAGAGGAGGTGGCCTCGCTGCAGGCCATTCTGAAAG ACTCCATCGGCAGCTATGAGGCCCAGATCAAGGCTCTGAAGCAGGagcggcagcagcagcaacaggacTGTGAGGAGAAGGAGCGAGAGCTGGGCCGCCTGAAGCAGCTGCTGTCCCGGGCTCACCCCCTGGACTCCTTGGAGAAGCAGATGGaaaag GCCCACGAGGACTCGGAGAAGCTGCGGGAGATCGTGCTGCCCATGGAGCAGGAGATCGAGGAGCTGAAGGCCAAGCTGCtgcgggcagaggagctgatccaagAGATCCAG CGCCGCCCGCGGCCGCCGCCCTCCCTGCACGGCTCGGCCGAGCTGCTGACCCTGTCCCGGGACCCGTCTCCGCCGCTGGAGTCCCTGGAGGAGCTGAGTGGAGACGGGGGTGCGGCCGCCGAGGCCTTCGCCCACAACTGCGACGACAgcgcctccatctcctccttctccctgggCGGCGCGGTGGGCAGCAGCGCCTCCCTGCCCCGCGGCCGCCAGGGCCTGAGCCCCGAGCAGGAGGAGACGGCCTCGCTGGTGTCCACCGGCACGCTGGTCCCCGAGGGCATCTACCTGCCCCCGCCCGGCTACCAGCTCGTCCCCGACAGCCAGTGggagcagctgcaggcagag AGCCGACAGCTGCAGAAGGACCTGGAGAGCATCAGAGGCGAGCGGGACGAGTTACAGGAGGGCCTGAGGCGCAGCAATGAGGACTGCAGCAAGCAG ATGCAGGTGCTCCTGGCCCAGGTTCAGAACTCTGAGCAGCTGCTGCGGACCCTGCAGGGGACCGTGAGCCAGGCCCAGGAGCGGGTTCAGCTGCAGATG GCAGAACTGGCCACCTCCCACAAGTGCCTGAGCCACGAGGTGAAACGGCTGACTGAGGAGAACCAAGGGCTGCGGGCAGAGCAGCCGCCATCTTGGGCCCCACAGGGCCTGGAGCAGGACGGGACCCCTGAGGAGACACTGCCCAGCTCAGTGCTG gaGCTGCAGCAGCTGGTGCTCCACACACGGCAGGAGGCGCGGGCCCAGCAGCAGGCCCGCGAGCATGAGGCCGAGCGCCTGCGAATCGAGATCGTGACGCTGCGGGAGGCGCTAGAGGAGGAGACAGCGGCCAGGGCCAGCCTGGACGGGCAGCTGCGGCTACAGCGGGAGGAGACAG AGGTGCTGGAGG CTTCGCTGTGCAGCCTGCGGACGGAGATGGAGCGCATGCAGCAGGGACAGGGCAag GCCCAGCTCCCAGACCTGTCTGAGCAGAGGGCGAAGGTGCTGCGGCTGCAGGCTGAGCTGGAGACCAGTGAGCAGGTGCAGAGGGACTTTGTCCGACTCTCCCAGGCTCTGCAG GTGCGCCTGGAACGGGTCCGCCAGGCAGAGACGCTGGAGCAAGTGCGGCGCATCATGGACGAGGCGCCCCTCAGGGACGTCAGGGACATCAAAgatacctga
- the RABEP2 gene encoding rab GTPase-binding effector protein 2 isoform X4 — MEELPLGERPGALSSRQPLWRGAGPGRAAAGVHSGIFGPRSAALLLSGLESRAGPETAERIRKQPSGPGSGERRHRGVREPAVCVEAMAAAAPEAVDGGRRRPGAALDPSPQDGAEVEAESGEICRLRAELAGALAEMETMKAVAEVSESTKAEAVAAVRRQCQEEVASLQAILKDSIGSYEAQIKALKQERQQQQQDCEEKERELGRLKQLLSRAHPLDSLEKQMEKAHEDSEKLREIVLPMEQEIEELKAKLLRAEELIQEIQRRPRPPPSLHGSAELLTLSRDPSPPLESLEELSGDGGAAAEAFAHNCDDSASISSFSLGGAVGSSASLPRGRQGLSPEQEETASLVSTGTLVPEGIYLPPPGYQLVPDSQWEQLQAEMQVLLAQVQNSEQLLRTLQGTVSQAQERVQLQMAELATSHKCLSHEVKRLTEENQGLRAEQPPSWAPQGLEQDGTPEETLPSSVLELQQLVLHTRQEARAQQQAREHEAERLRIEIVTLREALEEETAARASLDGQLRLQREETEVLEASLCSLRTEMERMQQGQGKAQLPDLSEQRAKVLRLQAELETSEQVQRDFVRLSQALQVRLERVRQAETLEQVRRIMDEAPLRDVRDIKDT, encoded by the exons ATGGAGGAGCTTCCTCTGGGTGAAAGGCCGGGCGCCCTTAGCTCGaggcagcccctgtggagaggggcggggccgggccgggccgccgCCGGTGTCCACTCGGGAATCTTCGGCCCCCGCTCGGCCGCGCTCCTCCTGTCCGGCCTCGAGTCCAGGGCCGGTCCGGAAACAGCCGAGCGGATCCGGAAACAACCGAGCGGACCCGGAAGCGGGGAGCGCCGTCACCGGGGAGTGCGGGAACCCGCCGTTTGCGTGGAGGCGATGGCGGCAGCGGCGCCGGAGGCGGTGGATGGCGGGCGACGACGGCCGGGGGCTG CGCTGGACCCCTCGCCCCAGGACGGGGCAGAGGTGGAGGCCGAGTCTGGGGAGATCTGCCGGCTGCGGGCCGAGCTGGCAGGCGCCCTGGCCGAGATGGAGACCATGAAGGCTGTGGCGGAGGTGAGCGAGAGCACGAAGGCCGAGGCAGTGGCCGCAGTGCGGCGGCAGTGCCAAGAGGAGGTGGCCTCGCTGCAGGCCATTCTGAAAG ACTCCATCGGCAGCTATGAGGCCCAGATCAAGGCTCTGAAGCAGGagcggcagcagcagcaacaggacTGTGAGGAGAAGGAGCGAGAGCTGGGCCGCCTGAAGCAGCTGCTGTCCCGGGCTCACCCCCTGGACTCCTTGGAGAAGCAGATGGaaaag GCCCACGAGGACTCGGAGAAGCTGCGGGAGATCGTGCTGCCCATGGAGCAGGAGATCGAGGAGCTGAAGGCCAAGCTGCtgcgggcagaggagctgatccaagAGATCCAG CGCCGCCCGCGGCCGCCGCCCTCCCTGCACGGCTCGGCCGAGCTGCTGACCCTGTCCCGGGACCCGTCTCCGCCGCTGGAGTCCCTGGAGGAGCTGAGTGGAGACGGGGGTGCGGCCGCCGAGGCCTTCGCCCACAACTGCGACGACAgcgcctccatctcctccttctccctgggCGGCGCGGTGGGCAGCAGCGCCTCCCTGCCCCGCGGCCGCCAGGGCCTGAGCCCCGAGCAGGAGGAGACGGCCTCGCTGGTGTCCACCGGCACGCTGGTCCCCGAGGGCATCTACCTGCCCCCGCCCGGCTACCAGCTCGTCCCCGACAGCCAGTGggagcagctgcaggcagag ATGCAGGTGCTCCTGGCCCAGGTTCAGAACTCTGAGCAGCTGCTGCGGACCCTGCAGGGGACCGTGAGCCAGGCCCAGGAGCGGGTTCAGCTGCAGATG GCAGAACTGGCCACCTCCCACAAGTGCCTGAGCCACGAGGTGAAACGGCTGACTGAGGAGAACCAAGGGCTGCGGGCAGAGCAGCCGCCATCTTGGGCCCCACAGGGCCTGGAGCAGGACGGGACCCCTGAGGAGACACTGCCCAGCTCAGTGCTG gaGCTGCAGCAGCTGGTGCTCCACACACGGCAGGAGGCGCGGGCCCAGCAGCAGGCCCGCGAGCATGAGGCCGAGCGCCTGCGAATCGAGATCGTGACGCTGCGGGAGGCGCTAGAGGAGGAGACAGCGGCCAGGGCCAGCCTGGACGGGCAGCTGCGGCTACAGCGGGAGGAGACAG AGGTGCTGGAGG CTTCGCTGTGCAGCCTGCGGACGGAGATGGAGCGCATGCAGCAGGGACAGGGCAag GCCCAGCTCCCAGACCTGTCTGAGCAGAGGGCGAAGGTGCTGCGGCTGCAGGCTGAGCTGGAGACCAGTGAGCAGGTGCAGAGGGACTTTGTCCGACTCTCCCAGGCTCTGCAG GTGCGCCTGGAACGGGTCCGCCAGGCAGAGACGCTGGAGCAAGTGCGGCGCATCATGGACGAGGCGCCCCTCAGGGACGTCAGGGACATCAAAgatacctga